A genome region from Cucumis sativus cultivar 9930 chromosome 4, Cucumber_9930_V3, whole genome shotgun sequence includes the following:
- the LOC101213774 gene encoding protein POLAR-like 1 produces the protein MKPLFKSHEVSDSCNSTGRRFRLVDIFREENEGGDGFSGDLGMSRVRGLSDESVSIDCLSPRRIVARWVASFRRPKRRRALEEVRRVKEGGDSDGPLTCCRCSRDGVDGGASSASPGVIVGPGLSRKEDTSFNLGVGCSLLSLVLASKNELSKMVDLRREMEHFLQEIKEDLGRKDNHFEPFHSNADVACSSTDCQDGPCSTSQLSYQQDFSSQIVSDAQSTIPNHSRMSCLYEQAGECQERIDELESEFEAELERLQLHLEVESSSGRIEHLRIKTAKNTNSTRSCCMSSGEVTDLQEDGTERQEGVPPVELERKLHELLEARQQEQIKELKEALECAKQEIIDKESEVSWWKETAKVISKHIPSHSRLRLASQYDQLQLLG, from the exons ATGAAACCACTCTTTAAATCCCATGAAGTTTCTGATTCCTGCAACTCCACCGGCCGTCGTTTCCGTTTGGTTGATATTTTCCGGGAAGAAAACGAGGGCGGTGACGGGTTTTCTGGGGATTTGGGTATGTCCCGAGTGCGTGGCTTGTCGGATGAGTCTGTGAGCATTGACTGTTTGTCGCCTCGGCGGATTGTTGCTCGGTGGGTGGCTTCGTTCCGGCGACCGAAGCGGAGGAGAGCGCTTGAGGAGGTTAGGAGAGTGAAAGAGGGTGGAGATTCTGATGGTCCGTTGACGTGTTGTAGGTGCTCGAGGGATGGAGTGGACGGTGGTGCTTCCTCAGCTTCACCGGGAGTGATTGTAGGGCCAG GACTGAGTAGGAAAGAAGACACATCATTCAACTTGGGAGTTGGGTGTAGTTTGTTGTCTCTTGTACTTGCAAGTAAAAATGAACTTTCGAAGATGGTAGATTTGAGGAGAGAAATGGAACATTTTCTTCAAGAGATCAAAGAGGATCTTGGAAGAAAAGACAATCACTTTGAGCCATTCCATTCAAATGCAGATGTGGCTTGTTCGTCTACGGATTGTCAAGACGGTCCTTGTTCTACCAGCCAGCTTTCATATCAGCAAGatttttcatctcaaattGTGTCTGATGCACAATCAACTATACCAAATCATTCCCGGATGTCTTGTTTGTATGAACAAGCTGGGGAATGTCAGGAACGAATCGACGAATTGGAATCTGAATTCGAGGCCGAGTTAGAACGTTTACAGCTTCACTTGGAAGTTGAAAGTTCTTCTGGACGCATAGAACATCTAAGAATTAAG ACTGCGAAGAACACAAACTCGACAAGAAGCTGCTGTATGAGTTCTGGTGAAGTCACTGATCTCCAAGAAGATGGGACTGAGAGGCAAGAAGGAGTTCCGCCTGTAGAACTCGAAAGAAAGTTGCATGAACTGCTAGAAGCAAGGCAGCAAGAGCAGATAAAAGAACTCAAAGAGGCTCTAGAATGTGCCAAACAAGAGATTATTGATAAAGAATCTGAAGTTTCTTGGTGGAAAGAAACTGCAAAAGTTATTTCTAAGCATATTCCATCTCATTCACGACTTAGACTTGCTTCTCAATATGACCAGCTTCAACTACTTGGGTAA
- the LOC101213295 gene encoding eukaryotic translation initiation factor 5A, producing MSDEEHHFESKADAGASKTYPQQAGAIRKNGYIVIKNRPCKVVEVSTSKTGKHGHAKCHFVGIDIFTAKKLEDIVPSSHNCDVPHVNRTDYQLIDISEDGFVSLLTDSGDTKDDLRLPTDDNLLKQIKEGFAEGKDLVVSVMSAMGEEQICALKDIGPK from the exons ATGTCGGACGAGGAGCATCACTTTGAATCCAAGGCCGACGCCGGAGCCTCCAAGACTTACCCACAACAGGCCGGAGCTATCCGGAAGAACGGCTACATCGTCATCAAGAACCGTCCATGCAAG GTGGTTGAGGTTTCAACTTCTAAGACAGGAAAGCACGGCCATGCTAAGTGTCACTTTGTTGGAATTGACATCTTCACTGCCAAGAAGCTTGAAGATATTGTTCCTTCATCCCACAATTGTGAT GTGCCCCATGTTAATCGTACTGATTATCAGCTCATTGATATCTCTGAGGATGGATTT GTGAGTCTTTTAACTGACAGTGGTGATACCAAGGATGATTTGAGACTTCCAACTGATGATAATCTGCTCAAACAG ATTAAGGAAGGATTTGCTGAAGGAAAGGACCTTGTCGTGTCGGTGATGTCTGCCATGGGAGAGGAACAAATTTGTGCCCTCAAGGATATTGGCCCGAAGTAG
- the LOC101213051 gene encoding chorismate mutase 2, giving the protein MANVNCNPNSASDTLTLDGIRDSLIRQEDSIVFSLIERARFPLNGKMYLHNHASIPGFSGSLVEFIVRETEDVQAKAGRYENPEENPFFPENLPRPLVHPHKYPKVLHPSGASINMNKAIWDFYFKEFLPLLVSDGDDGNYAATAASDLACLQALSRRIHCGKYVAEVKFRDAPNEYEGPIRSQERDTLMELLTFKAVEEQVKKRVEKKAMVFGQEVTLNNTSGGGKHKIDPSLASLLYDKWVMPLTKEVEVEYLLRRLE; this is encoded by the exons ATGGCGAATGTTAATTGTAACCCGAATTCGGCTTCTGATACATTGACACTTGATGGGATTAGAGATTCTTTGATAAGACAGGAGGATTCTATTGTTTTTAGTCTCATTGAGAGAGCTAGGTTCCCTCTCAATGGGAAGATGTACCTTCATAATCATGCTTCAATTCCTGGATTTTCTGGTTCTTTGGTTGAGTTCATTGTGAGAGAAACTGAGGACGTTCAAGCTAAG GCTGGTAGATATGAGAATCCTGAAGAAAATCCGTTCTTCCCAGAAAATTTGCCTCGTCCTTTGGTGCACCCTCACAAGTATCCAAAG GTTCTGCATCCTTCAGGCGCTTCAATTAATATGAACAAAGCCATATGGGATTTCTATTTCAAAGAATTCTTACCATTGTTGGTTTCTGATGGCGACGATGGAAATTATGCAGCAACTGCTGCCAGTGATCTTGCTTGTTTGCAG GCACTTTCAAGGAGGATTCACTGTGGAAAATACGTAGCTGAGGTGAAATTTAGGGACGCCCCCAATGAATACGAGGGTCCAATTCGTTCTCAg GAAAGAGACACTTTGATGGAGCTATTAACATTTAAGGCAGTGGAAGAGCAGGTGAAGAAGAGAGTAGAGAAGAAGGCTATGGTGTTTGGGCAAGAAGTAACCCTCAACAACACAAGTGGAGGAGGAAAGCATAAGATTGATCCATCCCTTGCCTCTCTCCTTTACGACAAATGGGTAATGCCACTCACCAAGGAAGTTGAAGTTGAATACCTTTTACGTCGTCTTGAATAA
- the LOC101214019 gene encoding LOW QUALITY PROTEIN: formin-like protein 18 (The sequence of the model RefSeq protein was modified relative to this genomic sequence to represent the inferred CDS: deleted 1 base in 1 codon), with product MALFRKFFYRKPPDGLLEISERVYVFDCCFTTEVLEEDEYKVYIGGIVGQLRESLTDASFMVFNFREGEHHSLITNILSVYDMTVMDYPRQYEGCPLLTMEMIHHFLRSSESWLSLGQQNVLLMHCERGGWPVLAFMLAALLIYRKQYAGEQKTLDMIYKQAPRELLQLMSPLNPLPSQLRYLQYVSRRNVGSEWPPLDRALTLDCIIIRCIPNMDGEGGCRPIFRIYGQDPFMAADRTSKVLFSTPKKSKLVRQYKQVDCELVKIDIHCHIQGDVVLECISLDNDLEREEMMFRVMFNTAFIRSNILMLNRDDIDILWHAKDQFPKDFRAEVLFSEMDSSASLISIELPNIEEKDGLPIEAFARVQEIFSNVDWLSPKADAALNVLQKITASNLLQEKLLSSGSLDRRQLLDLSLEKLILESETSEENIRSPRLKIQTKSKLSSELSKAASSVISKLEPSELQVALQLPPQSKIITQRIPQPSLSTPVSFRSSMQGSPRPILRYHSAPSALGITALLHDHSDFIGKELIHSGTTSSPSSARLSPTALDSPRDIQRSNLPISPLPLVLDARSSLENSLTTASTTTIPDPLPLHQLSLKPIKYLVSQPTQTTSQVRSQLSPSSLQPTSASYIGESPPSLNDSEASISSSSPLSRSSPSSCTKELISVSTPPPPPPLPHFDSPSALATSPPSSRTNGSIFPSSPQPPSTTKLLSSIKKTTQPAPQFSSSDDHLVSSESPIKNSKSVSPLPLPLLLSSSSSYSYSSSSSSSSSSSCFSPNLGTSVVSPTSVPPPQPPPPPPSWKDSTNTFMHVPPAPPPAPPLPPSSFSSTFTCGSSITPLGPPPPPPPPSSHAPQDFATVVRTLMNASGPPPPPPPSLHSSLGSNTVSSVPPPPPPPSLAVNVATTVNLTHVSPPPPPPPPLANSGPTLCPGVATSAPPAPPPPGFSMEGSATHAPPAPPPPGLSGNKLSNVNGTSSQSHVGVNNSNIPSVPGPPSSALFNAKGRGLGRMNSKNQSQPKRSNLKPYHWLKLTRAMQGSLWAETQKTDEASKAPEFDMSELESLFSAAAPNSDSGGSGNSNRRASGPKSDKVHLIELRRAYNCEIMLSKVKIPLPDMMCSVLALDDSALDVDQVDNLIKFCPTKEEMELLKGYGGDKDNLGKCEQFFSELMKVPRVESKLRVFSFKIQFRLQASDLRNSLNTINSASEEIRSSVKLKRVMQTILSLGNALNHGTARGSAIGFRLDSLLKLTDTRARNNKMTLMHYLCKVLAEKLPELLDFPKDLVSLEASTKIQLKYLAEEMQAISKGLEKVVQELANSENDGPISEIFCRTLKGFLSHAEAEVRSLASLYSNVGRNADALALYFGEDPARCPFEQVVSTLFNFVRMFARAHEENCKQLEYEKKKAQKEAAEREKLKLGTAKKESGFLMQTQI from the exons ATGGCCTTATTTCGCAAATTCTTTTATCGGAAGCCACCCGACGGGCTTTTAGAGATATCCGAAAGGGTTTATG TTTTCGACTGCTGCTTTACAACGGAGGTGTTGGAAGAAGACGAATACAAGGTCTATATTGGAGGGATTGTGGGGCAACTTCGTGAGAGTTTGACAGACGCCTCATTCATGGTGTTCAATTTCCGAGAAGGGGAGCATCATAGCCTcattactaatatattatcTGTATATGATATGACTGTCATGGACTATCCTAGACAATATGAAGGCTGCCCTTTACTCACCATGGAGATGATCCACCATTTCTTGAGATCCAGTGAAAGCTGGCTCTCACTTGGGCAACAGAATGTACTTTTAATGCACTGTGAAAGAGGGGGGTGGCCAGTCTTGGCTTTCATGTTGGCCGCTCTTCTGATTTACAGGAAGCAGTATGCAGGGGAGCAGAAAACTTTGGATATGATTTACAAGCAAGCACCTAGAGAACTTTTGCAGTTGATGTCACCACTTAATCCATTGCCTTCACAGTTGAGGTATCTTCAATATGTATCAAGAAGAAATGTGGGCTCTGAATGGCCTCCTCTTGACAGAGCCCTTACACTAGACTGCATAATTATTAGATGTATTCCTAATATGGATGGGGAGGGTGGTTGCCGCCCAATATTTAGGATATATGGACAGGATCCGTTTATGGCTGCTGATCGAACTTCCAAAGTATTGTTCTCAACCCCCAAAAAGAGTAAACTTGTTCGTCAGTATAAGCAG GTAGATTGTGAACTAGTTAAAATTGATATCCATTGCCATATCCAAGGTGATGTTGTTCTTGAATGTATAAGTTTGGACAATGATCTGGAAAGGGAGGAAATGATGTTCCGAGTTATGTTTAACACAGCATTTATCAGgtcaaatattttgatgcttAACCGTGATGACATTGATATTTTATGGCATGCAAAGGATCAATTTCCAAAGGATTTCAGAGCAGAG GTTCTTTTCTCAGAGATGGATTCTTCCGCTTCACTTATTTCAATTGAATTGCCAAATATTGAAGAGAAAGATGGCCTTCCAATCGAAGCCTTTGCTCGAGTTCAAGAGATCTTTAGCAATGTGGACTGGCTAAGCCCAAAGGCAGATGCAGCTCTTAACGTGCTTCAGAAAATAACAGCTTCAAATTTACTTCAAGAGAAGCTGCTTAGTTCTGGCTCTTTAGACAGAAGGCAATTACTTGACTTATCTCTTGAAAAACTAATCTTGGAATCAGAGACATCtgaagaaaatattagaagtCCCCGATTGAAGATACAGACAAAGTCTAAGCTTTCTTCCGAATTATCTAAAGCTGCAAGTTCAGTGATATCAAAACTTGAACCCTCAGAATTGCAGGTTGCTCTCCAACTACCACCTCAGTCTAAAATAATCACTCAACGAATACCTCAACCGTCATTGTCTACGCCAGTCTCCTTCCGTAGTTCTATGCAAGGTTCACCTCGCCCTATACTAAGATATCACAGTGCACCCTCAGCTCTTGGCATTACAGCTTTACTACATGATCATTCCGATTTTATTGGTAAAGAACTTATACATTCAGGGACAACATCTTCACCATCATCTGCTCGGTTGAGTCCAACTGCTCTAGATTCACCTAGAGATATTCAACGTAGTAACCTTCCTATTTCTCCTCTCCCTCTAGTATTAGACGCAAGATCTTCATTAGAAAATTCTTTGACCACCGCATCAACTACAACCATTCCTGATCCACTGCCCCTTCACCAACTTTCTTTGAAACctattaaatatttagtttctCAACCGACTCAAACCACATCACAAGTGAGAAGTCAATTATCACCATCTTCATTACAACCAACTTCTGCCTCTTATATTGGGGAATCCCCACCCTCTCTCAATGATAGCGAAGCTTCAATATCATCTTCCTCTCCTTTGTCAAGatcatctccatcttcttgtACTAAAGAATTAATTTCCGTTTCcactcctcctcctcctcctcccctCCCCCATTTTGATTCACCTTCAGCTTTAGCAACATCTCCACCTTCTAGTAGGACGAATGGTTCGATTTTCCCATCCTCACCACAACCGCCTTCTACGACAAAACTGTTATCTTCTATCAAGAAAACAACTCAACCTGCTCCTCAATTTTCTTCGTCTGATGATCATCTAGTTTCTTCAGAGTCACCTATAAAGAACTCGAAGAGTGTCTCtcccctccccctccccctcctcctctcctcctcctcctcctacTCCtactcctcctcctcctcctcctcctcctcctcct catgTTTTAGCCCTAACTTAGGCACTAGTGTTGTCTCGCCGACATCAGTGCCTCCGCCCcaacctccacctccacctcctTCATGGAAGGACTCTACGAACACATTCATGCATGTCCCCCCAGCTCCACCTCCAGCCCCACCCTTGCCTCCATCTTCTTTCAGTTCTACATTTACTTGTGGTTCTAGTATCACGCCTTTAGGGCCACCACCACCGCCACCACCTCCTTCAAGTCATGCACCACAAGATTTTGCCACAGTAGTTAGGACCTTGATGAATGCATCTGGCCCTCCACCTCCCCCACCTCCCTCGTTACATTCATCTCTAGGTTCTAATACTGTATCTTCAGTGCCGCCCCCGCCACCCCCTCCTAGTCTTGCAGTAAATGTTGCAACAACCGTTAACTTGACACATGTCAGCccccctcctcctcctcctccaccatTAGCAAATTCTGGACCCACCTTATGTCCAGGTGTTGCAACGTCAGCTCCGCCTGCTCCACCTCCTCCAGGTTTCTCAATGGAAGGTTCTGCAACACATGCTCCACCTGCACCCCCTCCTCCAGGTCTCAGCGGTAATAAACTCTCAAATGTCAATGGTACTTCCTCACAGTCTCACGTTGGCGTTAATAACAGCAACATACCTTCTGTTCCTGGACCACCTTCCAGTGCTCTATTCAATGCAAAGGGACGTGGCCTTGGACGTATGAACTCCAAAAACCAGTCTCAACCTAAAAGATCCAATCTAAAGCCTTATCACTGGTTAAAATTAACGAGGGCCATGCAAGGAAGCTTATGGGCAGAGACACAAAAGACCGATGAAGCTTCCAA AGCTCCGGAGTTTGACATGTCAGAACTTGAAAGTCTTTTCTCTGCAGCTGCACCAAATTCAGACTCTGGAGGTTCGGGAAATTCAAATCGCCGAGCCTCAGGGCCAAAATCAGATAAAGTTCATTTG ATTGAACTTCGCCGGGCCTATAATTGTGAAATTATGCTTTCTAAAGTTAAGATTCCTTTGCCTGACATGATG TGTTCAGTCCTTGCATTGGATGACTCGGCATTAGATGTGGATCAGGTTGACAACCTAATCAAGTTTTGTCcaacaaaggaagaaatgGAATTACTAAAG GGGTACGGTGGGGATAAGGACAACTTGGGAAAATGTGAACAA TTCTTTTCTGAATTAATGAAAGTCCCACGAGTAGAGTCCAAGCTAAGGgtattttctttcaagataCAATTCCGATTGCAG GCCTCTGACCTTAGAAATAGTCTGAATACTATTAATTCGGCATCTGAAGAG ATCAGAAGTTCGGTAAAGTTGAAAAGGGTAATGCAAACTATCCTTTCACTGGGTAATGCTTTGAACCATGGAACGGCTAGAG GTTCCGCTATTGGATTTCGGCTTGATAGTCTTCTCAAACTCACTGATACACGAGCCAGAAACAATAAGATGACTCTCATGCATTATCTATGTAAG GTTCTTGCTGAAAAGCTGCCAGAACTTCTAGATTTTCCGAAGGACCTTGTGAGTTTGGAAGCTTCTACGAAG ATACAACTGAAGTACTTGGCAGAAGAAATGCAAGCCATAAGCAAAGGGCTTGAGAAGGTTGTCCAGGAATTGGCCAATTCAGAGAATGATGGACCCATTTCTGAAATTTTCTGCCGG ACTTTAAAAGGCTTCCTTTCTCATGCCGAGGCAGAAGTGAGGTCTCTTGCCTCTCTTTATTCTAATGTG GGTAGAAATGCCGATGCACTGGCTCTTTATTTCGGCGAAGATCCTGCACGTTGCCCTTTTGAGCAAG TTGTTTCTACACTGTTCAATTTTGTGAGGATGTTTGCGCGAGCGCACGAAGAAAACTGTAAGCAGCttgaatatgaaaagaaaaaagcacaGAAAGAAGCGGCAGAAAGGGAGAAGTTGAAGCTCGGTACTGCGAAAAAGGAGTCAGGATTCTTAATGCAGACTCAAATCTAG
- the LOC101212812 gene encoding DNA-directed RNA polymerases IV and V subunit 2, producing the protein MGTSGAKDDIEMNSEGEDLSPGMDLDTDDDDDYYSEPVNIHDLGEAFLKDFCKKSSMAFFNQYGLISHQINSYNDFIKNGIQKAFDFFGDILVQPGYDPSKKGDGEWRYATVKFGKVTLDKPKFWGGAASGKEYNMLPRHARLQNMTYSSRMKINISLEIYTQKLVSSDKFKTGKDQYVDKEPVEGASDNRDVFIGRLPVMVNSDLCWMKDGQKRDCEFDRGGYFLIKGAEKIFIAQEQICLRRLWISNVQGWTVAYRSEVKRNRLIIRLVENSKSEDLKSKEKVLNVYFLSTEVPVWILFFALGVSSDKEIVDLIDYGRDDPTVLNILFASVREVDNDDKWKDFRRGKRALTFLDNEIRKTSFPPADKIEDCLNLYLFASLKGSKQKCHFLGYMVKCLLQAYTGRRKCDNRDDFRNKRFELAAELLERELKVHIAHARRRMEKALQRDLYGDRQVHPIEHYLDASIITNGLSRAFSTGAWAHAFKRMERISGVVATLGRANPLQTMAELRRTRQQVAYTGKVGDARYPHPSHWGRVCFLSTPDGENCGLIKNLSGTGLVSLNTKKSITPTLFRCGMENLVDNTSTSFCGKYRIFLDGEWVGVCEDSLSFVTNVRRKRRRNPFLHQVEVKRDEQLKEVRIFSDAGRILRPLLVVENLNRIDKSKGENYTFQSLLDKGIIELIGTEEEEDCRVAWSIKHLMEDEGTTKYSHCELDMSFLLGLSCGLVPFANHDHARRALFQSQKHSNQAIGFSPTNSNFRVDTLSHQLHYPQRPLFRTMTADCLGTPGYLSSHAGILPKPEFYNGQNAIVAVNVHLGYNQEDSLVMNRASLERGMFRSEHIRSYKAEVDNKESSEKRRKSDDAINFGKTQSKIGRVDSLDDDGFPYIGANLQSGDIVIGRCAESGADHSIKLKHTEKGMVQKVVLSSNDDGKNYAVVSLRQVRSPCLGDKFSSMHGQKGVLGFLESQENFPFTIQGIVPDIVINPHAFPSRQTPGQLLEAALGKGIAAGGSLKYATPFSTPSVDAITDQLHRAGFSRWGSERVYNGRTGEMMRSLIFMGPTFYQRLIHMAEDKVKFRNTGPVHPLTRQPVADRKRFGGIKFGEMERDCLIAHGASANLHERLFTLSDSSQMHVCQKCKNVASVIQRSVAGGRKMRGPYCRVCESFDDIVRVNVPYGAKLLCQELFSMGINLKFETQLC; encoded by the exons ATGGGGACATCAGGTGCAAAGGACGATATAGAGATGAATAGCGAGGGGGAAGACTTATCACCTGGAATGGATTTGGATacagatgatgatgatgattattaTTCTGAGCCAGTCAACATACATGATTTGGGGGAAGCATTTCTGAAGGACTTCTGTAAGAAGTCATCAATGGCATTCTTTAATCAGTACGGCCTTATCAGTCACCAAATCAACTCGTACAATGACTTCATAAAAAATGGTATTCAGAAGgcctttgatttttttggtgaCATTTTAGTTCAGCCAGGATATGACCCCTCTAAGAAAGGAGATGGGGAGTGGAGATATGCTACAGTGAAGTTTGGTAAGGTAACCCTCGATAAGCCAAAGTTCTGGGGTGGTGCAGCAAGTGGAAAAGAGTATAACATGCTTCCTAGGCATGCTCGACTTCAGAACATGACTTATTCATCAaggatgaaaataaatatcagTTTAGAG ATATATACTCAAAAGTTAGTCAGCAgtgacaaatttaaaactgGAAAAGATCAATATGTCGACAAGGAACCTGTAGAAGGTGCCAGCGACAACAGGGATGTCTTTATCGGCAGGCTACCTGTGATGGTGAATTCTGACCTCTGCTGGATGAAGGATGGGCAGAAGCGTGACTGTGAATTTGATCGTGgaggttattttttaatcaaaggTGCAGAAAAA ATATTTATTGCTCAAGAGCAAATTTGTTTGAGAAGGCTCTGGATTTCTAATGTTCAAGGCTGGACTGTGGCATACAGATCAGAAGTTAAGAGAAATAGACTAATTATTAGACTAGTTGAAAATTCCAAGTCTGAAGATCTAAAAAGCAAGGAGAAAGTCCtcaatgtatattttttgtCCACAGAAGTTCCTGTATGGATTTTATTCTTTGCACTTGGTGTTTCATCGGACAAAGAAATAGTAGATTTAATTGACTATGGCAGAGATGATCCAACTGTTCTGAATATTCTTTTTGCCTCTGTTCGTGAAGTTGATAATGATGATAAGTGGAAAGACTTTCGAAGAGGTAAAAGAGCGTTGACTTTTTTGGACAATGAAATTAGAAAGACCAGTTTCCCACCTGCtgataaaattgaagattgtCTGAACCTGTATCTTTTTGCCAGCTTGAAAGGCTCAAAGCAAAAGTGTCATTTCCTTGGTTATATGGTTAAATGTCTTCTGCAAGCCTATACTGGCCGTAGGAAATGTGATAATAGGGATGATTTTCGCAATAAGAGGTTTGAGCTGGCTGCAGAACTGCTTGAAAGAGAGCTTAAAGTACATATTGCACATGCACGTAGACGCATGGAAAAAGCTTTACAAAGGGACCTCTATGGGGATCGTCAAGTGCATCCAATAGAACACTATTTGGATGCTTCCATAATCACTAATGGTCTATCTCGAGCATTCTCTACTGGAGCATGGGCGCATGCATTTAAGAGGATGGAAAGGATTTCAGGTGTGGTGGCTACTCTTGGTCGTGCTAATCCCTTGCAGACAATGGCGGAATTGAGGAGAACACGTCAACAGGTTGCATACACTGGGAAAGTTGGTGATGCAAGATACCC GCATCCTTCTCACTGGGGAAGGGTTTGCTTTCTCTCCACTCCAGATGGTGAAAATTGTGGGCTCATTAAAAATTTGTCCGGCACAGGACTTGTAAGCTTAAACACGAAGAAGTCGATAACTCCCACATTGTTTCGCTGTGGAATGGAGAATTTGGTGGACAATACATCTACTTCTTTTTGTGGGAAGTACAGAATTTTTCTCGATGGGGAATGGGTCGGAGTTTGTGAAGATTCCCTTTCATTTGTCACAAACGTGAGACGCAAGCGACGAAGGAATCCGTTTCTGCATCAG GTAGAAGTCAAAAGAGATGAACAACTGAAAGAAGTACGTATATTTTCCGATGCTGGAAGGATATTACGTCCTCTCCTAGTTGTAGAGAACTTAAATAGGATTGACAAGTCTAAGGGAGAAAACTACACTTTTCAATCCCTTTTGGACAAGGGAATAATCGAACTTATTGgaactgaagaagaagaagactgTCGTGTAGCTTGGAGTATTAAGCATCTTATGGAAGACGAAGGGACCACAAAATATTCCCATTGTGAACTTGATATGTCATTTTTATTAGGTTTGAGCTGTGGACTTGTCCCTTTTGCAAATCATGATCATGCCAGAAGGGCTCTTTTTCAATCCCAGAAGCACTCTAATCAAGCTATTGGATTTTCACCAACCAATTCTAATTTTCGTGTGGATACTTTATCCCACCAATTACACTATCCACAAAGGCCACTTTTTCGTACAATGACTGCTGATTGCCTTGGAACACCTGGATACCTCTCATCTCACGCCGGTATACTCCCTAAACCCGAGTTCTATAATGGTCAGAATGCTATTGTGGCAGTCAATGTTCACCTGGGTTACAACCAAGAAGATTCATTAGTAATGAACAGAGCCTCTCTTGAGCGCGGCATGTTTCGGTCTGAGCATATCCGGAGTTACAAGGCTGAGGTAGATAATAAAGAATCTTcagagaagaggagaaaatCCGATGATGcaataaattttggaaagacTCAAAGTAAAATTGGAAGAGTTGACAGCTTAGACGATGACGGCTTCCCATATATAGGTGCAAATTTGCAGAGTGGAGACATTGTCATTGGTAGATGTGCAGAATCTGGAGCCGATCACAGTATTAAACTGAAGCACACTGAGAAGGGCATGGTTCAGAAAGTTGTGCTCTCTTCTAACGACGACGGGAAGAACTATGCTGTTGTATCCCTCAGACAG GTTCGATCTCCTTGTCTTGGAGACAAGTTCTCAAGTATGCATGGACAAAAGGGAGTTCTGGGGTTTTTGGAGTCTCAAGAGAATTTCCCCTTCACCATCCAGGGGATAGTCCCAGATATTGTTATAAATCCACATGCTTTTCCTTCGCGACAGACTCCTGGTCAACTATTGGAAGCGGCTCTCGGGAAAGGGATCGCTGCTGGGGGTTCTCTGAAATATGCAACACCTTTCTCAACTCCTTCTGTTGATGCCATTACTGACCAGCTTCACAG GGCAGGGTTTTCAAGATGGGGAAGCGAGAGAGTGTACAATGGCCGAACTGGTGAAATGATGCGATCTCTTATATTCATGGGTCCAACCTTCTACCAGCGCTTAATCCACATGGCTGAAGATAAGGTTAAATTTCGCAACACCGGCCCTGTCCACCCTCTCACCCGACAACCTGTTGCTGACCGAAAACGTTTTGGAGGGATTAAGTTCGGGGAGATGGAACGTGATTGTCTTATAGCCCATGGTGCCTCTGCCAACTTGCACGAACGGCTGTTCACTCTCAGTGACTCTTCCCAGATGCACGTTTGCCAGAAATGCAAGAATGTTGCTAGTGTGATTCAGCGATCAGTGGCTGGTGGTCGTAAGATGAGGGGTCCATATTGTCGGGTTTGTGAATCATTCGATGATATCGTGAGGGTAAATGTACCCTATGGAGCCAAGTTGTTGTGCCAGGAGCTCTTCAGCATGGGAATTAATCTCAAGTTTGAAACACAACTTTGTTGA